The nucleotide sequence GTTATCCAAGAAGTAGCTTAGTATCCTCTCGACGCAGTCCACATCGTACAGAGTCTCATTTAGATAAGAATAGCTTGGGATCAGTAAATCGTCGAGCGTAGCTTGCTCCAACTGTGACCCAATCTTCTTCTGCAACGCAGTGCGGCACGATTCTGATGCATTTAAAATGTTTGCAGTTCTTAGGAGTCCGAAGAGGAACCTTGTATTTGTGGCAGATCCGGAGCTCTTCTCTAATGGAAGATTAGAAATTATGCTCTCTAACAACTCTCTCTGCTCGCTCTCAGAAGCCATGGACGACGATGATGGCTTTCTACTGGACCTTGATATACCTGGGATGTACTTCTTGGCATAGTAGATAAGACAGCTCTCTATAATCTCTGGATTCAGATCTTTTTCCTTCATTGCTAGAATCAAACGCTTAAACAATGGCAAACTCAACTGTATCAAATCTTCAAACCACGAATCTGTATTCGTGCCTCTACCTACACCCTTCCGTCGCACGGCACTCTCGATTCCATTCCAAAGGGCCTGATTTGAAGTCCCGCGAGTCTCGGCTCCGTCGTTCACCGGCCAGCCAAACAGAGCCGGATCAGCAGAGGATGCTCTGGAAGAAATCGAATCGATACACCGCTGCGTCATACCCAAACTCTCGGCGAGTGGCATTACGCGCTCGCAGGATTTCAAGGCCCTTATTGACTCTCTGAGACTCTTGAGCACCGATTGCGTGAGAAACCTCTCTGTCTTGGAGATGAGGTTGTCCTCAGAGTACTCTTCTGTCATTTCTAGAAATTCGCCGGCGCAACGGAGGGGGGCGACGGTTGAAGCGGACAACTCGATCTTGACTCTGTAGCAGAACTTGGCGACCATCTCGAAAGTATCAGATCCTCCTGGAAAGTCCGGGAGCGATAACTGACAATGAACTTCCTGGATTTCATCATCCTCTGGCGGCGTCTCCTGTTCGAACTCAAGGCCCGCTGCTGCCGAGGCAGATGTTGATGTCGTTTGGACTTTAGCGCTAGGGTTTGTCTCTTGCTCCGTAATCAGCTCGTGAAGGATTCGACTTTTCGACATCAGAGGAAACTGAACTAACACAAACAGAGTAAATGCACAGAGAATGttgacaaaagaagaaaagcacaATAATTTTGGAATCTCAGCTGACCTTGTGTAGATGGAAGGTCATGTCGTCTACTTCAATCGCAATGTCGCTTGGCAAGCCAGTGGCGCAAAACCTGCAACCAAAATGTCAACAAAATCATCATCCATTTTTCTTCAATCTCTCGACTACTAAAAGATAATAGAGAGCAGTTCCATCGATCTCTCACCATGCTTGCCCTTTCGAGCTAGACTTCTCAGAAGCCATGTGTACACTCCAAGCTCAAAGATTTTCAGTAATTTCTTGGAAGAACATATGCAGATTGAATAGTACTCCGTATTAAAAAGAGAAGTAGAGATTGGAATCCAGAAACGCAAAACGGACAAACAGAGCTTTAACAGAAATCGAAATgatgatttctttttttctttgtttgaatcCTATCAGAATCTCAACCACTCTCTCTGTCtcctccccctctctctctactctctctctctataacgTCAAAGAAAAGAATATATGGGGGGACCTTCTTTAAAAAGGAGCATTTCCTGTTAAGAAAAAGACCATAAAAGACAATCATCGGTCCATTACCATTAACCCtgctttatatttttaaaattatttcacTTTTGCGTAAATAAAggagtattttatttcattttatgtattttatttgttaGAGTCTCTCATAGCCCACATTTGTATGCTTCAAAGTTGTTAGGTAGTATTTATGTCTATCAACTTTGATCTCCCTGTTCAAACTAATCTTTTCTGCCAACAAAAAACTTTTTGTTAGAATCGTAGAGTTGACTGTGATAATCTAGTTATTTGGCAGAGATGCTGGGCTGAAAaattttaattgtaaaaaaaaaaaaaaaaaaaacctctcagGCTATGTAAGAGataataaaaatggtttttttagaagaataatacaaaaaaaaaatggttattattattattattattattgcatATGAGTTTGTGGCTTCACTAACTTCTGTGGGCTGGATGTTTCATCAAGATAGTATCTTTGATCATAGTTGTTAGAAAGGAAACAGATCCAAAACTCCAAACAATGTGAGGACAAAGTTTTTAGGTATTCCATCACAAATGGGTTCAAGCATCAATCATTTCATTTTTGTGGGGGAGAACTTGGGCGCTTGGGATGAATGAATGATCTCATGGGATGAAATAAAGATTAACAATTGTTTGTACTAACCTTTCCTGCTTAAATTCTTCTAGgacttttgagtattttgaaatTCAGGTCTGAAAACAGTAAGAAGTTGGCGCTGCCTTCCATTGCTTAGATTTCTGGCAAACATGTCCACCTACCCTCCTCCATTGCTCTGGTGTCCTTCATTGTTTACATTTAATGTCGTGACAAGAAAGATATGGGATTCAGATGGTGCATTTAATAAGGAATTAATAATGCTCACACAATTTAATTTCAATCTTCCTTTTTGTATGACAGACTGTTCTCTtgtaaaataacccaaaaaaaaaaccataaagatTGATTCAGCAGACAGAAAGAGATTTATTATTACAACTAGAGTTCATAattaaaatgataaacatctcaCTGGTTAGTATCCAATTATCTAAGTTAAACACACATAATATAAATGAATTCGTGAGGTTTCAACAGCAAAAATAATTCGATACCAACAACAGGCATTGCCATCATACTAAGTTGATAATTTGGCAATTATTAAACTAAAAGTATGACAATGAGATTAGAGTTGTCAGAAATGGAGGCCTAGGAAAACAAATTGACCCCACTTTTATTTGTaggttgaaatttgaaagataaggGAAATCATTGCAAGGGTGGACTGAGAGAGATTAGTAGATTACTGATTAGTTCTCAAATTTTCTGCATTCACGTGGGTTGGTGACTAATCATTAGACAAAATGCCCAAATAAAAAAGGTTGAATGGTTCGTATGGACTCCACCTGGATGTATCATGTCCAAAAGACATTAAAAACACCCAACAataaaaagccaaaaatattttcaagGACCCAATAATAGTTCAAGGGAAGAACACCTTAATCCATCATCCCAAGAACCCTAAATTTCAAACAATGATTATTATAAGTTCGGTGATGAGGAAAAAGAGAGCACAATCATCTCACCAATAACAGATAAGTATGCACAGAAACCAAAACCCAAGAAATAATGCGTGAAGGTTAAGCATTACAAAACAACTAAACATATTAAGCTAATCACACAGGTTGAAACTGTAGATCAAGTGCCATTAATAATTCTCGCTTCATCTCTAATTTAGACAGCAAATGTTCTAGAAAAGGTTCACTTCCTTGCTCCTAGCAAAATTTTCTTCCAGAAAGATATTTTGAAGCTTATCCCCAGAGCTTGTGGAAAATTTATCAGAGCTCAGGGGACACAAAGCATTGCAGATATAGCATGATGTCAAATAGTGGATGGTAAGACTCAGCAATTCCccgaaaaaggaaagaaaaaaaaaaccgaggAATTGCAGTACGGAAATGCATTTCAAAAGCATGGACCActaaaaacataatttgaaacTTCATTACCTTTGTCCGACGAAGGGTATAGTGAGGGTTTCTTCATCTGCATGCGTGACCCCAGCTGCAACATTGGTGTGAATAGTGAAACAGTTGGAGAGTCAAAATATCCACTGACGTGAGCAGTACTCATCTGTGATTGTGAAGTGCTCATTATGGACAAAGACGTACCTTTTCCATCACCTTTTCCCTTGCTGGATGCCATCCCTAGGAATAGGATTTCAGCAAGAATAGACACTGGATCCTGAGCCAGCGGTTGAAGATCTTCAAGCTGCAGATTCAAGGACAAATCCATCAGCAAAAAGAAATGTATGAAACATTAATTGCTAGCAAAATTCACTATGCACTTGCCTTCTTTTCTAAATCTCCGAAAAGACCAGTGAGTGTTTCAATCTCTGCTTGTTCATCAACCCCATGTCTATTAGCATGTGCCTCATTGGTTGACTGCTCAACGCTCTCATTAAACCCGAAACAGCTGACGATATTGCACTGCAAAAACCTAAGCaaattcttctatttttttttaagaagtaAAAGTAAGTTACGGAGAAGGTCACCAGAGGGATGGATATCAAACACATCCATCAAGAAATTGAACTAATTACATCCATAAGGATTAAGAAAATTATCCACAAACTTTAGGGGAGGGGGGATACAGTTTTAGGAAATGCCATACATATGCTtacatcaaagaaaaacaaatatcatGTTTGTTCTTGCAGAAATAATTCAATTCTTGGAATTCTATGAAGGCTCTAAGCATTTTCTTGATGATCCTTTTACAAGCAAATCTGTAATTGGCTAAACTAATATATGTAATTGACTTAACTTTGAAGGAGCAAATGCTGCCTCTAATCTGTTCCCAAGTTCATTTTCCGACAACAATGTGATATAAAGGGGAAAGGGGTGGACATATGGTATATTGGTATCATTTACATGACTAATAGTTTAGCAACCTCTATAGCTTGTACCCTTCAAATTAATTCGTAACAAGTATACTGGCCACACATTCCCAAAGCTGGGAACCATTTAGCAGGGAAATGCGTATAGGCATTTAGTTATTGGGAACCCGAGTACTCTCTTTTGGATTCAGGAAACCGTTCTCAGAGATCTTTTATAAAACTTTAGGGAGTCCAAGAGCTTTATAAAACGTTCTCAAGGATGAGCAAACATATACTATCAAACAAGTAGATTGCAACTCACAAATTGAAACACAAACATTGTGATCAAGGTACTGACCGTCATCTGAAACTCCTTCCTGTGGATTCGAACCCACATCTTGAGCAACATTACTAGGAATGGAAGCAACAGAAGATTCTCCATTCAGAACATCCTTAATTGATATAAGCTCATGAAAATGTAATCAAAACAGTACACAGTTATTTCTCAAAACGACGAAGCCCGACAACCCTGCAgttccaaaaccctaacccccacaaaaaaaaaacagagataataaaattaataaacacGATTTATATATTTCCGAAGCAATTACTCGAGAAAATTGACAGGAAAAACTATGTAAAAACTAGAAAACCTCAAACCTGATCTCTACTGCACAAAGGAGAGGGAGGTTTCGGCTTTGCGCGCATAAAAAgcgaaaaattcaaaattgagcaaATATAAgccaaaaaaaccccaaaagaaAAGTGAATAAAACCCGAATATCACAAGGCCGTCCAAAACCCAAATACCACTGCCTGACCCAATAAAGCCCAAATAATATGGCCCAACCCAATGTTAGTTAATGGTAAATAGGTTGGCTATCAGCTTCACTTCTGCGGAACTGGCAAGCCATGGCTTCACCCTCTCACAAGCTCCAATCCTAATTCTGTCATCTAACTGCCGCGTGCGCAATGTCCACCATAATTCTTGCAAGATTTGCACCCCTAAACCTGCGTCCCAGCCGATTTCCAGCACTCGAAGGCAGTTGCTTTTCCTACTAACGTCATCGACGGCGCTGGCAACAAGGGAGGCTCCGTCGATTGCTGAAGAATGCGGAGGAGGAGGCTGTGGAGATTGTGAAGGAAGGGTTCGAGGCCGCGGAGAAAGGACTAGAAACAGCAGAGAAAGGGGTTAAAAGTGTGGAAAGAGGGGTTGAAGCAGCGGAGAAGGAGGTTGAGGAGGCGGTGAGTTTTCCCGCGTTGGCGCAAGCTGGCGTGGTGGTCGGTGCGGAGGTTGTTGGTGTATTGGCGGGTACTTCTGTTGTGAACGGAATTTTGGAGACCAGCCAGGAAACTTGACAAGGATTTCAGTTCAGTTCTCGTGTTCATTATTATAAATTCTTTATGCTTCTTGTGTAAATTTCATGCTTTAATTCAATGTCTAGATATGGAAGAAATTTTAAGACCTGGACCTTTGGAACCCAAAAAGATACAAGTTTTTCCAGTGATTAGTCTTTCTCAAGTTGAAGAGGTGGTTTAATCTATGATTAATTAACTTAAAGAAGctgttttgtttggtttctcaGAAAAAATTAACTACTAATTAACCTTATCCATGATTATTGTTGATAACTGATTCAGACGTGGAGGATCTATATCCGCACAAAAAGAAGCGACTTAGCCAACCCACTAGTTATTCAATTTGTAGTTTGCATTCATGGTATCCGCCATGGCTCGCGTGCTGGCCTCGAACGCCCTCGGAGTTCACAGATTAAGTCCATGTTCATATTTTCAAACATCCAGACTGCCTCCAGCTCCTTCGCTTGTCAAAACGTACGGCAACTTGCGCCGCGGATTTCAGGGCGTAGCTTGCCAAACAGAACCTCCGACTGAAACCTCCACAACGTCTGTACGTTTCTCAATTCTCGGTTTTTTCGCCtgactctctttttcttttgtatatTAAGAACATCTTTGGTGCAGGAAAAGGATTCCGACCAAGATGCATCGACAAGTTCCTCTGTGGATTCTGGGCTCCCTGAATTTCCAAACAAAAGCCTCAATAAGCAAATCGCGGTCATTTCCACGCTTGCAGCCGTGGGGCTTTTTCTTTCCACTCGGCTTGATTTTGGAGTTTCGTTGAAGGACCTATCTGCTGCTGCATTGCCTTATGAAGAGGTTTGTCCGCTCCTATTTCTTAATATCTGCTGTTTTCAATGTTGTTAAATAAGTGAGGGCTCATGGGGCAATCGGCGTAGTACTGGGTAATCCATGTATGGCTTCCATATATTGGTGCATTGTCTGCTGTCAAGCTGATTACAATATTTGCTTACTCTCTTTTTGGCTTGCTTGGTGCAGGCCCTCTCAAATGGGAAACCCACTGTTGTGGAGTTCTATGCAGATTGGTGTGAGGTTTGCCGCGAATTAGCTCCAGATATCTACAGCGTTGAGCAACAGTACAAGTAATGATCCTGAGCTCTTGTACAAATTTGTGTAGTTTGATTAAAGCTTGAGGATATCTAATGTTCTCTTCCTTGGTGAATTGTGATTATTTGGTGTTACATGTATGATATGACAGCGATGAGGAAAGATTTGATCCTATTTTGTTAGGTTGTTCATTGCTTCACGAATTTTTAACTTCTCATTGCTATGTTCAGTCTGAGGCTGGTGATAGTAATCCAGGGATGATTGGTAATGAGAAGCTAAGTCCAAGTAGCATGGAGAGTTTGTACATATTGTAGTTATGGAATATTAGATAATTTTAGGGGATTGACCATTCCCTCACTCACATAACAAACTTTGTTGAGGTTGTCATCTTCTCCACTGGTTGTCTACGTCCCCTACCTATTCTTCTTGGTGCTTTTATACTGGCACCGACTTTTCTCATTCTTTCTTTTAGCGTCATCTTTGAATGTCTTAAAAAAAGAAGGTTGATACTTGATGCttaattttcttaaaatttatGTCCCGAAGAAtagtttcttcttcatttaaaATATTCACTTTCACTATCTTGATGTTACTTGTGACCTTTTCTATTAGGGATCGTGTGAACTTCGTTATGCTAAATGTTGACAACACAAAGTGGGAACAGGAGCTTGATGAGTTTGGGGTCGAGGGTATTCCACACATTGCATTCCTGGACAAAGACGGTAATGAAGAAGGTAATGTAGTTGGAAAGCTTCCGAAGCAGTTCTTCCTTGAGAATGTGGATGCCCTTGCCCGTGGTGAAGAATCCATTCCCCATGCTCGCATTGTAGGACAGTATTCTCGTGCTGAATCAAGGAAGGTGCGCCCAGTTGTTGATCCCAGAAGCCATGGCTAGATGCTAGCTTCCTCTTTCAGAGTGGTCGATAACTGGCCCCTGGTGACATTTTTAAAAGGTATTTCATTCCCCAACTCACTGTTGTTAGTTTCTTGATCATAAAAATGTCATTTGGACTTTAAATTAGGCATTTTGATGTCCGTTCACTTATTTAGATTCGACGAATTTACATTAATTCGTGGTGTTGAAGCTCACCTTACCATTGAAGtgggtgtatttttttttttttttggaaattccCTAACAAGCTCAAGATTTTATCATGTCCATGGtgaaattgtttggaattgAACCATCCTTAGCAAGAGGCAGACAGAGTATCAAATACCAAGTGAATGATATGTTTTGTCCTGACCAAAATTACATAAACAACCTAGACTGCCAGAAGCTAATAGTCTAGCTGTCTAGGCTACGGTGGATCTCAGTATTTGTGAGGTTCAAAAGATAAATGAATCTGCTGTATGAATGAATTCCAGTATCCAAATCCCCAAATACCAGTGACTTTTATTTGTCAACTGTGGATGATATCTAACCAGCAGGTTCAGTatttgataataaaaaaaacttggttGCTAGCCAAAAGACAGTCGCAATGATTTTCTGCAGACTCAGGTTGTTTTCTAGCTGGAATTTGTATTTGCCATGAGGTATTGCTCGTTTCATGCTGTGTTTCAATGCAATCTTTGTTGAGTAGGCCAAGAAAAATGGCAGACTGGCAGTGCATGTTAGGAACCGAATGCACATGCTTCACTAGTCGATTATTTCATCTGCTGCTGGACAAGTAAAATTAGCCGTGGTGTTCTTGTCCCTGAACTTCTTGCCTTGCTGAAGGAAGAAGCTGATTAATGGGACTGTCATTGGACCATAAAGTGATGGACTTTCTTGCTCTTGCCAGTTGCACTCATTTGATAACGCAATAGTGACTTCAAAGCAAAAACATCTAGGACAAAAATTGTCTGTTCTGTCTCATTGTCTATGATGACCATGGTTATGCTGTTTAATATTCAAAGTCTTTGTGCTCAAAACTTAAGCCTTCCATTTCATTTTCTTACAGGACCACATCCTTCAATTGCTTCCAAAGTATGGAATCTCACAAAAAGATCAATCACAAGATATGGCCAACCACAAATACTTTGCCAAATCATTTGATGAAAGTTCAAAGATTCTCATTTTATATACGTTAAATCTGTATCTGTAATTGTTACATCTTTAGCCTGAACATTATCAGGATCAAGAATGGATAGTTTAATAATACAGAATGTATGTAAGAGATTCTATAAGCAGTGAGACATGACATAAACCTTAATAGACCTCAACCATATTCAAGAAACCGTACCGGCTGAGCACCCAAGAGCAGCAGCTTTGAGATCATTGAACTGCATTATCCAACAAACTGTTTGCTGAAGGTGAACTCTGTTCACTTAACCAAGGATCATGCACTGAAACAGGAGAACCACCCTTCACCTCCTCGAGCGAAGGCAGACATTCTGTTGCTCTTTGCGGAAGAACCAGTCTCCTACTCCCTACCACTGCCTTCTTTACAGATATACCTCCCATTGATGCCTCACTTCCATGGTCAGAGAATGAGCCAGAGGATGCCAGCGGTGACGATGGAACCCATGAGCTAAGCCTTATATGTTCAAGTTCTTCTGCCACTTCCATCATAGTTGGCCTCATGTCGCTATGATGTGAAAGACATCTAAATGCCAGTTCGGCAACGTTATGAATAGACGAGAGAGTCCAAGCATCCCTATGTGGTTCAAGGTATGAATCTATGATTTCATCCACACAACCTCTCCCAATCCTATCAACAGCAAGTGCAGCCAAATTCACCTCACTGTGAGGACGAGAGAAATCAACCACTTTCAATGCAGTTATGATCTCTACAAGAACTACCCCGAAACTGTAGACATCACTTTTATCAGATAGATGGAAATATTGATGATATTCAGGATCAAGATAGCCTGGAGTCCCTTGTGGGGCTGTTGAGACGTGGGACAATTCAGTCATACCGAGTCTAGAAAGGCCGAAATCTGCTACCTTAGAGTTGTAATTGTAACCCAAGAGTATATTGCTGGATTTGATATCTCTGTGGTAAATTGGCGGGTTTACAGCAGAGTGGAGATAGGCAATAGCATTAGCAGTTTCAGCAGCAATGATAAGGCGTATCGTCCATGGAAGCCCTTTGCCCCTCTCTCTTTGTAGATGTTGAGAAAGAGTCCCATTAGGCATGAATTCATAGATAAGTATTGGCTCGCCTTCCTCTACGCAGCAACCTAAGAGGCGGACTAGATTTGGATGGCTCACAGAGGAGAGGAGCTTTATTTCATTCATGACTTGGTCAATGCTATCGGTATCTCTGTGTCTGATCATCTTGATAGCAACCCATTCGTCATTGAGTTTTCCTGCATAAACTGTACCGTATGCGCCAGTTCCCAGCCTTTGTTTTTCTGAGAAGAAATTGGTGGCTCTTTCAACTTCCTTGTATGGATAAAATGGAACACTAGAATTTCCAGCAGCTTCACATATAAGGCGTTTTGCACTTGGTCGATCTTTCAAAGTGGATCGGCGGCAGATAAAAAAACATGCAATGCCCAGAAGAGCCATTAACACAGCTACCGCTACAAGCCCTGAGAACAAAACAATTGTAAGATGGAAATGCCATATTACATCTGTTTTCATCTTCGAGAACTCAGTAACAATAAAAG is from Tripterygium wilfordii isolate XIE 37 chromosome 14, ASM1340144v1, whole genome shotgun sequence and encodes:
- the LOC120015320 gene encoding BTB/POZ domain-containing protein At5g66560-like isoform X1 — protein: MASEKSSSKGQAWFCATGLPSDIAIEVDDMTFHLHKFPLMSKSRILHELITEQETNPSAKVQTTSTSASAAAGLEFEQETPPEDDEIQEVHCQLSLPDFPGGSDTFEMVAKFCYRVKIELSASTVAPLRCAGEFLEMTEEYSEDNLISKTERFLTQSVLKSLRESIRALKSCERVMPLAESLGMTQRCIDSISSRASSADPALFGWPVNDGAETRGTSNQALWNGIESAVRRKGVGRGTNTDSWFEDLIQLSLPLFKRLILAMKEKDLNPEIIESCLIYYAKKYIPGISRSSRKPSSSSMASESEQRELLESIISNLPLEKSSGSATNTRFLFGLLRTANILNASESCRTALQKKIGSQLEQATLDDLLIPSYSYLNETLYDVDCVERILSYFLDNLQERDATGIEGEHGSTSVRSPALMLVGKLIDGYLAEIASDANLKPDRFYNLAISLPDQARLFDDGLYRAVDVYLKAHPWISESEREKICGVMDCQKLTLEACTHAAQNERLPLRAVVQVLFFEQLQLRQAIAGTLMAVEAAPPDPGRPSSMLRELEELEEEEEETGISAVALPAQDGTSNTWRAAVRENQVLRLDMDSMQTRVHQLERECSNMKRVIEKIDKGGPPGWRGSLSKRFGCKFKTQVCDSQESTVVDARKGRPRRHQD
- the LOC120015320 gene encoding BTB/POZ domain-containing protein At5g66560-like isoform X2 yields the protein MTFHLHKFPLMSKSRILHELITEQETNPSAKVQTTSTSASAAAGLEFEQETPPEDDEIQEVHCQLSLPDFPGGSDTFEMVAKFCYRVKIELSASTVAPLRCAGEFLEMTEEYSEDNLISKTERFLTQSVLKSLRESIRALKSCERVMPLAESLGMTQRCIDSISSRASSADPALFGWPVNDGAETRGTSNQALWNGIESAVRRKGVGRGTNTDSWFEDLIQLSLPLFKRLILAMKEKDLNPEIIESCLIYYAKKYIPGISRSSRKPSSSSMASESEQRELLESIISNLPLEKSSGSATNTRFLFGLLRTANILNASESCRTALQKKIGSQLEQATLDDLLIPSYSYLNETLYDVDCVERILSYFLDNLQERDATGIEGEHGSTSVRSPALMLVGKLIDGYLAEIASDANLKPDRFYNLAISLPDQARLFDDGLYRAVDVYLKAHPWISESEREKICGVMDCQKLTLEACTHAAQNERLPLRAVVQVLFFEQLQLRQAIAGTLMAVEAAPPDPGRPSSMLRELEELEEEEEETGISAVALPAQDGTSNTWRAAVRENQVLRLDMDSMQTRVHQLERECSNMKRVIEKIDKGGPPGWRGSLSKRFGCKFKTQVCDSQESTVVDARKGRPRRHQD
- the LOC120015110 gene encoding uncharacterized protein LOC120015110 encodes the protein MVNRLAISFTSAELASHGFTLSQAPILILSSNCRRHRRRWQQGRLRRLLKNAEEEAVEIVKEGFEAAEKGLETAEKGVKSVERGVEAAEKEVEEAVSFPALAQAGVVVGAEVVGVLAGTSVVNGILETSQET
- the LOC120015321 gene encoding thioredoxin-like protein HCF164, chloroplastic translates to MVSAMARVLASNALGVHRLSPCSYFQTSRLPPAPSLVKTYGNLRRGFQGVACQTEPPTETSTTSEKDSDQDASTSSSVDSGLPEFPNKSLNKQIAVISTLAAVGLFLSTRLDFGVSLKDLSAAALPYEEALSNGKPTVVEFYADWCEVCRELAPDIYSVEQQYKDRVNFVMLNVDNTKWEQELDEFGVEGIPHIAFLDKDGNEEGNVVGKLPKQFFLENVDALARGEESIPHARIVGQYSRAESRKVRPVVDPRSHG
- the LOC120015319 gene encoding wall-associated receptor kinase-like 14, giving the protein MNLHLPPTIFVLVFSTFVVALNGAHNCSNSCGTGKSAKPVPYPFGFSSGCPIRLNCSSDTGAVKIEEFLVLNITPNGILIDLPPKCDRPINSIQPLFGLNYALAWQNSLLFQNCTGSLNGCLIPTSMVTRRFDSESCDSSKSNNISCVSQEDNKGIDVLSYENVNRTQCTILFSSISVDSDDTGYSLLFQRIELGWWLSGSCVAANDCDPNANCTNIQLSNGNGYRCRCKPGFEGDGFSAGDGCRKIADCNPSKYIAGRCGGTTRVGAFVGGLVAVAVLMALLGIACFFICRRSTLKDRPSAKRLICEAAGNSSVPFYPYKEVERATNFFSEKQRLGTGAYGTVYAGKLNDEWVAIKMIRHRDTDSIDQVMNEIKLLSSVSHPNLVRLLGCCVEEGEPILIYEFMPNGTLSQHLQRERGKGLPWTIRLIIAAETANAIAYLHSAVNPPIYHRDIKSSNILLGYNYNSKVADFGLSRLGMTELSHVSTAPQGTPGYLDPEYHQYFHLSDKSDVYSFGVVLVEIITALKVVDFSRPHSEVNLAALAVDRIGRGCVDEIIDSYLEPHRDAWTLSSIHNVAELAFRCLSHHSDMRPTMMEVAEELEHIRLSSWVPSSPLASSGSFSDHGSEASMGGISVKKAVVGSRRLVLPQRATECLPSLEEVKGGSPVSVHDPWLSEQSSPSANSLLDNAVQ